A stretch of the Sulfuritortus calidifontis genome encodes the following:
- the rplB gene encoding 50S ribosomal protein L2: MALVKVKPTSNGRRAVVKVVTPGLHKGAPHAALLEKQKQKAGRNNNGHITTRHKGGGHKHHYRIVDFKRDKDGIVAKVERIEYDPNRSAHIALLCYADGERRYIIAPRGLEAGAQVVSGAEAPIKPGNTLPLRNIPVGSTVHCIEMQPGKGAQLARAAGTSVQLLAREGSYAQLRLRSGEIRKVHVDCRATIGEVGNEENNLRSYGKAGAIRWRGIRPTVRGVAMNPVDHPHGGGEGRTGEGRVPVSPWGQPTKGYRTRSNKRTDNMIVRRRHKA, from the coding sequence ATGGCTCTGGTAAAAGTTAAACCGACTTCCAACGGCCGTCGCGCCGTGGTCAAGGTGGTCACGCCTGGCCTGCACAAGGGTGCCCCCCACGCTGCCCTGCTGGAGAAGCAGAAGCAGAAGGCCGGCCGCAACAACAACGGCCACATCACCACCCGGCACAAGGGCGGTGGCCACAAGCATCATTACCGGATCGTCGACTTCAAGCGCGATAAGGACGGCATCGTGGCCAAGGTCGAGCGTATCGAATACGACCCGAACCGCAGTGCCCACATTGCTCTGCTCTGCTACGCCGACGGCGAGCGTCGCTACATCATCGCCCCGCGCGGCCTCGAGGCCGGCGCCCAGGTGGTGAGCGGTGCCGAGGCCCCGATCAAGCCGGGCAACACCCTGCCGCTGCGCAACATCCCGGTCGGTAGCACCGTCCACTGCATCGAGATGCAGCCGGGTAAGGGCGCCCAGTTGGCCCGTGCCGCCGGCACCAGCGTCCAGCTGCTGGCCCGCGAAGGCAGCTACGCCCAGCTGCGCCTGCGTTCCGGCGAGATCCGCAAGGTCCACGTTGATTGCCGCGCCACCATCGGCGAGGTCGGCAATGAAGAGAACAACCTGCGTTCCTACGGCAAGGCCGGCGCCATCCGCTGGCGCGGTATCCGCCCGACGGTGCGTGGTGTCGCGATGAACCCGGTCGATCACCCGCATGGTGGTGGCGAGGGCCGCACCGGCGAGGGCCGCGTGCCCGTGTCGCCGTGGGGTCAGCCGACCAAGGGTTATCGTACCCGCAGCAACAAGCGTACCGACAATATGATCGTGCGCCGCCGTCACAAAGCGTAA
- the rpsS gene encoding 30S ribosomal protein S19: MARSVKKGPFVDGHLMKKVEAATSAGDKRPIKTWSRRSTVLPDFIGLTIAVHNGKQHIPVYVTENMVGHKLGEFSLTRTFKGHAADKKAKKK; encoded by the coding sequence ATGGCTCGTTCAGTAAAAAAGGGCCCGTTCGTCGACGGGCATCTGATGAAGAAAGTGGAAGCGGCTACCTCCGCCGGTGACAAGCGCCCGATCAAGACCTGGTCGCGTCGTTCGACGGTCCTGCCCGATTTTATCGGCCTGACCATCGCCGTGCACAACGGTAAGCAGCACATCCCCGTGTATGTCACGGAAAACATGGTTGGCCACAAGCTCGGCGAATTCTCGCTGACCCGGACGTTCAAGGGTCATGCCGCCGACAAGAAGGCCAAGAAGAAGTAA
- the rplV gene encoding 50S ribosomal protein L22 yields the protein MRVSAVLRGTRLSAQKARLVADLVRGKPVDKALSILAFTPNKGAGVIKKVLESAIANAEHNEGADIDTLKVATIFVDEGPVLKRFTARAKGRGNRITKPTCHITVTVGD from the coding sequence ATGAGAGTTTCTGCCGTACTGCGCGGTACTCGGCTTTCCGCCCAGAAGGCCCGCCTGGTGGCTGACTTGGTCCGCGGCAAGCCCGTGGACAAGGCCCTGAGCATTCTCGCCTTCACCCCGAACAAGGGTGCCGGCGTGATCAAGAAGGTTCTGGAGTCGGCGATCGCCAACGCCGAGCACAATGAGGGCGCCGACATCGACACCCTGAAGGTCGCCACGATCTTCGTCGACGAAGGTCCTGTGCTCAAGCGCTTCACCGCGCGTGCCAAGGGCCGTGGCAACCGGATTACCAAGCCCACCTGTCACATCACCGTGACCGTCGGCGACTGA
- the rpsC gene encoding 30S ribosomal protein S3: MGQKIHPTGFRLSVTRNWSSKWFANSKGFGGTLIEDIKVRDFLKKKLNHASLSRIQIERPAKNARITLFSARPGVVIGKKGEDIENLRKQVQAMMSVPVTLNIEEVRKPETDAQIIADSIANQLEKRIMFRRAMKRAMQNAMRFGAQGIKIMSSGRLNGAEIARTEWYREGRVPLHTLRADIDYGFAEANTTYGVIGIKVWVYKGENMGRGEKPVAAPEPEKRGKKSGVKHAAAG; encoded by the coding sequence ATGGGACAGAAGATTCATCCGACCGGCTTCCGCCTGAGCGTGACCCGCAACTGGTCCTCCAAGTGGTTTGCCAACAGCAAGGGCTTCGGCGGCACCCTGATCGAGGACATCAAGGTGCGCGACTTCCTGAAAAAGAAGCTCAACCATGCTTCCCTGAGCCGCATCCAGATCGAGCGTCCGGCCAAGAACGCCCGCATCACCCTGTTCTCGGCGCGCCCGGGCGTGGTGATCGGCAAGAAGGGCGAGGACATCGAGAACCTGCGTAAGCAGGTGCAGGCCATGATGAGCGTGCCGGTGACCCTGAACATCGAGGAGGTGCGCAAGCCCGAGACCGATGCCCAGATCATCGCCGACTCCATTGCCAACCAGCTGGAAAAACGGATCATGTTCCGCCGCGCGATGAAGCGGGCCATGCAGAATGCCATGCGCTTCGGCGCCCAGGGCATCAAGATCATGAGCTCCGGTCGTCTGAACGGCGCCGAGATCGCCCGTACCGAGTGGTACCGCGAAGGTCGTGTGCCCCTGCACACCCTGCGCGCCGACATCGACTACGGTTTTGCCGAGGCCAATACCACCTACGGCGTGATCGGCATCAAGGTTTGGGTCTACAAGGGCGAAAACATGGGCCGCGGCGAGAAGCCTGTCGCCGCCCCTGAGCCCGAGAAACGTGGCAAGAAGTCAGGAGTGAAACATGCTGCAGCCGGCTAG
- the rplP gene encoding 50S ribosomal protein L16, protein MLQPARRKYRKEQKGRNTGVATRGAKVSFGEFGLKAIGRGRITARQIEAARRAMTRHIKRGGRIWIRIFPDKPISQKPAEVRMGNGKGSPEYYVAEIQPGKMLYEMEGISEELAREAFKLAAAKLPIPTMFVTRQIGG, encoded by the coding sequence ATGCTGCAGCCGGCTAGAAGGAAATACCGCAAGGAGCAGAAGGGCCGTAACACCGGCGTCGCCACCCGCGGCGCCAAGGTGAGCTTCGGCGAATTCGGCCTGAAGGCGATCGGCCGTGGCCGGATTACCGCCCGTCAGATCGAGGCTGCGCGTCGCGCCATGACCCGCCACATCAAGCGGGGCGGCCGCATCTGGATCCGCATCTTCCCGGACAAGCCGATTTCCCAGAAGCCGGCCGAAGTGCGGATGGGTAACGGCAAGGGCTCGCCCGAGTACTACGTCGCCGAGATTCAGCCGGGCAAGATGCTGTACGAGATGGAAGGCATCAGCGAGGAGCTGGCGCGTGAGGCGTTCAAGCTGGCCGCTGCCAAGCTGCCCATTCCCACCATGTTTGTGACCCGTCAGATCGGGGGCTGA
- the rpmC gene encoding 50S ribosomal protein L29 yields the protein MKANELRTKSQDELQKELMDLLRAQFSLRMQLGTQQTNKTHELRKVRRDIARVRTIMHESKLKAGN from the coding sequence ATGAAAGCAAACGAGTTGAGAACCAAGAGCCAGGATGAGCTGCAGAAGGAGCTCATGGACCTGCTGCGCGCCCAGTTCAGCCTGCGCATGCAGCTTGGCACCCAGCAGACCAACAAAACCCACGAGCTTCGCAAGGTGCGCCGGGATATCGCCCGTGTGCGCACCATCATGCACGAATCGAAGCTCAAGGCCGGCAACTGA
- the rpsQ gene encoding 30S ribosomal protein S17 gives MAEQEKAKNVRTLTGKVVSDKMDKTVTVLVERKVKHPLYGKVIRLSKKYHAHDEKNEYREGDMVQIEECRPLSKTKAWTVSKLVEKARIV, from the coding sequence ATGGCCGAGCAGGAAAAAGCCAAGAACGTTCGCACGCTGACCGGCAAGGTCGTGAGCGACAAGATGGACAAGACCGTCACCGTGCTGGTCGAGCGCAAGGTCAAGCACCCGCTCTACGGCAAGGTGATCCGCCTGTCCAAGAAGTACCACGCCCACGATGAGAAGAACGAGTATCGCGAGGGCGATATGGTTCAGATCGAGGAGTGCCGCCCGCTGTCCAAGACCAAGGCCTGGACTGTGAGCAAGCTCGTCGAGAAGGCGCGCATCGTTTAA
- the rplN gene encoding 50S ribosomal protein L14 yields the protein MIQMQSMLDVADNTGARTVMCIKVLGGSKRRYASVGDIIKVSIKDAAPRGRVKKGDVYNAVVVRTAKGVRRPDGSLIKFDGNAAVLLNNKLEPIGTRIFGPVTRELRTEKFMKIVSLAPEVL from the coding sequence ATGATTCAAATGCAGTCCATGCTGGACGTGGCCGACAACACCGGCGCGCGTACCGTGATGTGCATTAAGGTGCTGGGTGGTTCCAAGCGCCGGTATGCCAGCGTAGGCGACATTATCAAGGTGAGCATCAAGGATGCGGCCCCGCGCGGTCGCGTCAAGAAGGGCGATGTCTACAACGCCGTGGTCGTGCGTACGGCCAAGGGCGTGCGTCGTCCCGACGGCTCCTTGATCAAATTCGACGGCAACGCAGCCGTGTTGCTCAACAACAAGCTCGAGCCGATCGGCACCCGTATCTTCGGGCCGGTCACCCGCGAGCTGCGCACGGAGAAGTTCATGAAGATCGTCTCCCTGGCGCCCGAGGTTCTGTAA
- the rplX gene encoding 50S ribosomal protein L24, protein MRKIRKGDEVIVLTGKDKGKRGTVLRVLESHVVVEGVNRVKRAVKPNPMKGTTGGFMDKDMPIDISNVALFNTATGKGDRVGIKTLEDGRKVRFFKSNGEVVDA, encoded by the coding sequence ATGCGTAAGATTCGCAAAGGTGACGAGGTCATCGTCCTGACCGGCAAGGACAAAGGCAAGCGTGGCACCGTGCTGCGCGTGCTGGAGAGCCATGTGGTCGTGGAAGGCGTCAATCGCGTCAAGCGCGCGGTGAAGCCCAACCCCATGAAGGGCACGACCGGTGGTTTCATGGACAAGGACATGCCGATCGACATCTCCAACGTGGCGCTGTTCAACACCGCCACCGGCAAGGGTGATCGCGTCGGTATCAAAACGCTGGAGGACGGGCGCAAGGTGCGCTTCTTCAAGTCCAACGGCGAAGTCGTGGATGCGTGA
- the rplE gene encoding 50S ribosomal protein L5 encodes MARLYDYYKDTVVAELTKQFGYKSVMEVPRIEKITLNMGVGEAVGDKKVMEFAVGDLTKIAGQKPVVTKARKSIAGFKIRDNYPIGCKVTLRRDRMYEFLDRLVNIAIPRIRDFRGIGGKGFDGRGNYNMGVKEQIMFPEIEYDKIDALRGMNITITTTAKTDAEARALLAAFKFPFKS; translated from the coding sequence ATGGCGCGTTTGTACGATTACTACAAGGACACCGTGGTTGCCGAGCTGACCAAGCAGTTCGGCTACAAGTCGGTGATGGAAGTGCCCCGGATCGAGAAGATCACCCTGAACATGGGCGTCGGCGAGGCCGTCGGTGACAAGAAGGTCATGGAATTCGCCGTCGGCGACCTGACCAAGATCGCCGGCCAGAAGCCCGTGGTGACCAAGGCCCGCAAGTCGATTGCCGGCTTCAAGATCCGCGACAACTACCCGATCGGCTGCAAGGTGACCCTGCGTCGTGACCGGATGTACGAGTTCCTCGATCGTCTGGTCAACATTGCCATTCCCCGGATCCGCGACTTCCGCGGCATCGGCGGCAAGGGCTTCGATGGTCGTGGCAACTACAACATGGGCGTCAAGGAACAGATCATGTTCCCCGAGATCGAGTACGACAAGATCGATGCCCTGCGTGGTATGAACATCACCATCACCACCACGGCCAAGACCGACGCCGAAGCCCGCGCGCTCCTGGCTGCGTTCAAATTTCCGTTCAAGAGCTGA
- the rpsN gene encoding 30S ribosomal protein S14, translating to MAKTALINREDKRRRMVKKYEAKRAELKAIINDASRSDEERMAAREKFHALPRNASPIRLRNRCQLTGRPRGVFRKFGLCRNKIREIAMRGEIPGVVKASW from the coding sequence ATGGCCAAGACCGCGTTGATCAACCGTGAAGACAAGCGCCGCCGCATGGTCAAGAAGTACGAGGCCAAGCGTGCAGAGCTGAAAGCGATCATTAACGACGCCAGCCGTTCCGACGAGGAGCGGATGGCTGCCCGTGAGAAATTCCACGCGCTGCCGCGCAACGCCAGCCCGATCCGGCTGCGCAACCGCTGCCAGCTGACCGGCCGTCCGCGCGGCGTGTTCCGCAAGTTCGGCCTGTGCCGTAACAAGATCCGTGAGATCGCCATGCGTGGCGAGATCCCGGGTGTGGTCAAGGCCAGCTGGTAA
- the rpsH gene encoding 30S ribosomal protein S8 → MSMSDPIADMLTRIRNGQMTEKASVRMPASKLKKAIAQVLKDEGYIEDYAVRESNGLPEMEVALKYYAGRPVIEKIERISKPGLRVYKGQGDLPRVMNGLGVAIVSTSKGVMTDRKARSLGVGGEVLCVVA, encoded by the coding sequence ATGAGTATGAGTGATCCCATTGCCGACATGCTGACCCGCATCCGCAACGGCCAGATGACTGAGAAGGCCAGTGTCCGGATGCCGGCTTCCAAGCTGAAGAAGGCGATTGCCCAGGTTCTGAAGGACGAGGGCTACATCGAGGACTATGCCGTGCGCGAGAGCAACGGCCTGCCCGAGATGGAAGTGGCCCTGAAGTACTACGCCGGCCGTCCGGTGATCGAGAAGATCGAGCGCATCAGCAAGCCCGGTCTGCGCGTCTATAAAGGCCAGGGCGACCTGCCTCGCGTGATGAACGGCTTGGGTGTGGCGATCGTTTCCACCTCCAAGGGTGTGATGACCGACCGCAAGGCCCGCTCTCTGGGCGTGGGCGGCGAGGTCCTGTGCGTTGTGGCGTGA
- the rplF gene encoding 50S ribosomal protein L6 has protein sequence MSRVAKNPIAVPSGVEVSIAADAISVKGPLGTLKQALTGRVKVSQAEGKLQVAAVDDSREANAMSGTTRALLANMVQGVSKGFERKLTLVGVGYRAQAQGNKLNLSLGFSHPVEHVMPEGIKVETPSQTEIVIKGADKQKVGQVAADVRAYRSPEPYKGKGIRYADEVVVLKETKKK, from the coding sequence ATGTCTCGAGTTGCTAAGAATCCGATTGCGGTGCCGTCCGGCGTGGAGGTTTCCATCGCTGCCGACGCGATTTCCGTCAAGGGCCCGCTGGGCACTTTGAAACAGGCGCTGACCGGTCGCGTCAAGGTGAGCCAGGCCGAGGGCAAGCTGCAGGTCGCCGCGGTCGACGACAGCCGCGAGGCCAACGCCATGTCCGGCACCACCCGCGCCCTGCTGGCCAACATGGTCCAAGGGGTGTCCAAGGGCTTCGAGCGCAAGCTGACCCTGGTCGGCGTCGGCTACCGTGCGCAGGCCCAGGGCAACAAGCTGAACCTGAGCCTGGGCTTCTCCCACCCGGTCGAGCACGTGATGCCCGAGGGGATCAAGGTCGAGACCCCGAGCCAGACCGAGATCGTGATCAAGGGCGCCGACAAGCAGAAGGTCGGTCAGGTGGCGGCCGATGTCCGCGCCTACCGCAGCCCCGAGCCCTACAAGGGCAAGGGCATTCGCTATGCCGACGAAGTTGTGGTCTTGAAAGAGACCAAGAAGAAGTAA
- the rplR gene encoding 50S ribosomal protein L18, whose amino-acid sequence MDKNIRRLRRARKTRAKIAELAVARLCVHRTNSHIYAQIIDPTGGRVLTSASTVEKDVRGQIKNGGNVEAAKLVGQRIAEKAKQAGVSAVAFDRGGNAYHGRVKALAEAAREHGLSF is encoded by the coding sequence ATGGACAAGAATATCCGGCGTCTGCGCAGGGCGCGCAAAACCCGCGCCAAGATTGCAGAACTGGCTGTGGCCCGTCTGTGCGTGCATCGCACCAATAGCCACATTTATGCGCAAATCATCGATCCGACCGGCGGTCGCGTGCTTACCAGCGCTTCCACCGTCGAGAAGGACGTGCGCGGCCAGATCAAGAATGGCGGCAACGTCGAGGCGGCCAAGCTGGTCGGCCAGCGTATCGCCGAAAAGGCCAAGCAGGCCGGCGTCAGCGCCGTTGCCTTCGACCGTGGCGGCAATGCCTATCATGGCCGGGTCAAGGCCCTGGCCGAGGCGGCGCGCGAGCACGGACTGAGTTTCTAA
- the rpsE gene encoding 30S ribosomal protein S5 → MARVEQQQDERSDGLKEKMIAVNRVTKVVKGGRILSFATLTVVGDGDGGIGMGKGKAREVPVAVQKAMEEARKKMIKVPLKNGTFHHSVVGSHGASKVLIQPASEGTGIIAGGPMRAIFEVMGVHNVLAKCIGSTNPYNVVRATLDGLSQMMTPSEVAAKRGKTVAEILE, encoded by the coding sequence ATGGCTAGAGTCGAACAGCAGCAGGACGAGCGCAGCGACGGCCTCAAGGAAAAGATGATTGCGGTCAACCGCGTCACCAAGGTGGTGAAGGGCGGCCGCATTCTGAGTTTCGCCACCCTGACCGTGGTCGGTGACGGCGACGGCGGCATCGGCATGGGCAAGGGCAAGGCCCGCGAAGTGCCGGTCGCCGTGCAGAAGGCCATGGAAGAGGCGCGCAAGAAGATGATCAAGGTGCCGCTCAAGAACGGCACTTTCCACCACTCGGTGGTCGGCAGCCATGGCGCCTCCAAGGTGCTGATCCAGCCGGCCTCCGAAGGTACCGGCATCATCGCCGGCGGTCCGATGCGCGCGATCTTCGAAGTGATGGGCGTGCACAACGTGCTGGCCAAGTGCATCGGTTCAACCAATCCCTACAACGTGGTGCGTGCCACGCTGGACGGTCTGTCCCAGATGATGACCCCCAGTGAAGTTGCTGCCAAGCGCGGCAAGACCGTGGCCGAAATCCTGGAGTAA
- the rpmD gene encoding 50S ribosomal protein L30, with translation MSGKIKVTLVKSVIGTKQNHRESVRGLGLKRLNQSVVLEDTPSVRGMINQVRYLVKSEVI, from the coding sequence ATGAGCGGCAAGATCAAAGTGACTCTGGTCAAGAGCGTGATCGGTACCAAGCAGAACCACCGCGAGAGCGTGCGTGGTCTGGGTCTGAAGCGGCTGAATCAGAGCGTGGTCCTGGAAGACACCCCGTCCGTGCGCGGGATGATCAACCAGGTGCGCTATCTGGTGAAGAGCGAGGTGATCTAA
- the rplO gene encoding 50S ribosomal protein L15, whose amino-acid sequence MQLNNLKPAVGSTHAKKRVGRGIGSGLGKTAGRGHKGQKSRAGGFHKVGFEGGQMPLARRLPKRGFISLNRAFKAEVTLSDLNKLPIDNVDLLALKQAGVVPQMANTVKIILSGKIERAIKVVGIGVTKGAKAAIEAAGGSIVEA is encoded by the coding sequence ATGCAACTGAACAATCTGAAACCCGCTGTCGGCAGCACCCACGCCAAGAAGCGTGTCGGCCGTGGCATCGGCTCCGGTCTGGGCAAGACTGCGGGTCGCGGTCACAAGGGCCAGAAGTCCCGCGCCGGCGGCTTCCACAAGGTCGGTTTCGAGGGCGGCCAGATGCCGCTGGCTCGTCGTCTGCCCAAGCGTGGCTTCATCTCGCTGAACCGGGCGTTCAAGGCCGAGGTGACCCTGTCCGATCTGAACAAGCTGCCGATCGACAACGTCGATCTGCTGGCGCTGAAGCAGGCCGGTGTCGTGCCCCAGATGGCCAACACCGTGAAGATCATCCTGTCGGGCAAGATCGAGCGTGCGATCAAGGTCGTCGGCATCGGCGTGACCAAGGGCGCCAAGGCTGCCATCGAGGCGGCCGGCGGCAGCATCGTCGAGGCCTAA
- the secY gene encoding preprotein translocase subunit SecY — protein sequence MTSKMGDLKRRLWFLLGALIVYRIGTFVPVPGIDLAVMDQLFKSQQGGILGMFNMFSGGALSRFSVFALGIMPYISASIIMQLMTVVSPQLEALKKEGEAGRRKITQYTRYGTVALALFQALGISIALEGQAGLVHAPGLEFRLTAVVTLVAGTMFLMWLGEQITERGIGNGISIIIFAGIAAGLPHAIGGTLELTRTGAFSIPLVLMLFVGALLVTALVVFVERGQRKILVNYAKRQVGNKLYGGQTSHLPLKINMAGVIPPIFASSIILFPATLAGWFGSHESMYWLKDIAAALSPGQPVYVLLYAAAILFFCFFYTALVFNPRETADNLKKSGAFVPGIRPGEQTARYIDKIMTRLTLVGAIYITLVCLLPEFLIVNWNVPFYFGGTSLLIIVVVTMDFMAQVQAYIMTHQYESLLKKANFKGGLVGR from the coding sequence ATGACCAGCAAGATGGGCGACCTTAAGCGTCGCCTTTGGTTTCTGCTGGGGGCCTTGATCGTCTACCGGATCGGCACCTTCGTGCCGGTGCCGGGGATCGATCTCGCTGTCATGGACCAGCTGTTCAAGAGCCAGCAGGGCGGCATCCTGGGCATGTTCAACATGTTCTCCGGCGGCGCCCTGTCGCGCTTCTCCGTATTCGCCCTGGGCATCATGCCCTACATCTCCGCTTCCATCATCATGCAGTTGATGACGGTGGTGTCGCCGCAGTTGGAAGCGCTGAAGAAGGAAGGCGAGGCGGGCCGGCGCAAGATCACCCAGTACACCCGCTACGGCACGGTGGCCCTCGCCCTCTTCCAGGCCCTGGGCATCTCCATTGCCTTGGAAGGTCAGGCTGGTCTGGTCCATGCACCCGGTCTCGAATTCCGTCTGACCGCGGTGGTCACCCTGGTTGCCGGTACCATGTTCCTGATGTGGCTGGGCGAGCAGATCACTGAGCGCGGCATCGGCAACGGTATCTCGATCATCATCTTCGCCGGTATCGCGGCGGGCCTGCCTCATGCCATCGGCGGCACTCTTGAGCTGACCCGCACTGGTGCCTTCTCCATCCCCCTGGTGCTGATGCTGTTCGTCGGCGCCCTGCTGGTGACCGCCTTGGTTGTCTTCGTCGAGCGCGGTCAGCGCAAGATTCTGGTTAACTATGCCAAGCGCCAGGTCGGTAACAAGCTGTATGGTGGACAGACCTCGCACCTGCCGCTGAAGATCAATATGGCCGGCGTGATTCCGCCAATTTTCGCCTCCAGCATCATCCTGTTCCCGGCTACCTTGGCCGGCTGGTTTGGTAGCCATGAGAGCATGTACTGGCTGAAAGACATCGCCGCGGCGCTGTCGCCCGGTCAGCCGGTCTATGTCCTGCTTTATGCGGCGGCGATCCTGTTCTTCTGCTTCTTCTATACCGCCTTGGTGTTTAATCCCCGGGAGACGGCAGACAACCTGAAGAAGAGCGGCGCCTTCGTGCCAGGAATCCGCCCCGGTGAACAGACCGCCCGCTATATCGACAAGATCATGACGCGGCTGACCCTGGTGGGTGCCATCTACATCACCTTGGTCTGTCTGCTGCCTGAGTTCCTGATCGTGAACTGGAATGTGCCGTTCTATTTTGGCGGCACCTCGCTCCTGATTATTGTGGTGGTGACCATGGACTTCATGGCCCAGGTTCAGGCCTACATCATGACCCACCAGTATGAGAGTCTGCTGAAGAAGGCCAACTTCAAAGGCGGCTTGGTCGGGCGCTGA
- the infA gene encoding translation initiation factor IF-1 — protein sequence MSKEDVIQMQGEVLEMLPNATFRVKLENGHIVLGHISGKMRMHYIRILPGDKVTVEMTPYDLSRARIVFRAK from the coding sequence ATGTCGAAAGAAGACGTAATACAGATGCAGGGGGAAGTATTGGAAATGCTTCCCAACGCTACCTTCCGGGTGAAGTTGGAAAACGGTCACATCGTGTTGGGGCATATTTCCGGCAAGATGCGGATGCACTACATCCGGATTTTGCCGGGTGACAAGGTCACCGTGGAGATGACGCCGTACGATCTCTCCCGGGCTCGGATCGTTTTCCGGGCGAAATGA
- the rpmJ gene encoding 50S ribosomal protein L36, with the protein MRVQASVKKICRKCKIVRRKGVVRVICSEARHKQRQG; encoded by the coding sequence ATGCGTGTTCAAGCCTCTGTGAAGAAGATCTGCCGCAAATGCAAAATCGTGCGCCGCAAGGGTGTGGTGCGCGTCATCTGCAGCGAGGCGCGTCACAAGCAGCGCCAGGGCTGA
- the rpsM gene encoding 30S ribosomal protein S13 encodes MARIAGVNIPNHKHAEIALTAIYGIGRARARLICAEAGVVPSTKMKDLTDAEVDKLRDLVGKFTVEGDLRREVTMNIKRLMDLGCYRGLRHRKGLPVRGQRTRTNARTRKGPRKQQQIKK; translated from the coding sequence ATGGCCCGCATCGCCGGGGTGAACATCCCCAACCACAAACATGCGGAGATCGCCCTGACGGCGATCTATGGTATTGGTCGCGCCCGCGCCCGCCTCATCTGTGCCGAGGCTGGCGTCGTGCCGTCGACCAAAATGAAGGATCTGACTGACGCCGAGGTCGACAAGCTGCGCGACCTGGTGGGCAAGTTCACGGTCGAGGGTGACCTGCGCCGTGAAGTGACCATGAACATCAAGCGTCTGATGGATCTGGGCTGCTACCGCGGTCTGCGTCATCGCAAGGGCCTGCCCGTGCGTGGCCAGCGCACCCGCACCAATGCGCGTACCCGCAAGGGCCCGCGCAAGCAGCAGCAAATCAAGAAATAA
- the rpsK gene encoding 30S ribosomal protein S11, protein MAKAQATRVRKKVKKNVAEGIAHIHASFNNTIITITDRQGNALAWGASGAAGFKGSRKSTPFAAQVAAETAGKLAQEYGVKNLEVRIKGPGPGRESSVRALNNLGFKITSISDVTPMPHNGCRPPKKRRI, encoded by the coding sequence ATGGCTAAGGCTCAAGCGACGCGAGTGCGCAAAAAGGTCAAGAAGAACGTGGCTGAGGGCATCGCCCACATCCACGCCTCCTTCAACAACACCATCATCACCATCACCGACCGGCAGGGCAATGCCCTGGCTTGGGGTGCTTCCGGTGCGGCCGGCTTCAAGGGCTCGCGCAAGAGCACGCCGTTCGCCGCTCAGGTTGCCGCCGAGACCGCCGGCAAGCTGGCCCAGGAATACGGTGTCAAGAACCTGGAAGTGCGGATCAAGGGTCCGGGCCCGGGTCGCGAGTCTTCCGTCCGTGCGCTGAACAATCTTGGCTTCAAGATCACCAGCATTTCCGATGTGACGCCGATGCCGCACAACGGCTGCCGTCCTCCCAAAAAGCGTCGGATCTAA